In Wenyingzhuangia fucanilytica, the following are encoded in one genomic region:
- a CDS encoding 6-bladed beta-propeller: MKRRTFINTTAKAGAGIVAIPHFNILKSKPKLSDSVIGHGDFKYRIHKSWGDLDRTTTPVKNCHEMVMDSKGRLIMVGDDVHNNILIYDKSGKLLDSWGIRYKGGHGLSLWNDGSEDFLFICDTNGSLIKTTTDGRELMLIGHPSEYGAYKKEDPFKPTESAIAPNGDIYIADGYGSNYILQFTKDGEFVRKIGGGRGVGENQFQTAHGVCIDNRGSGNPTLLITSRAANCFKRFTLDGNYIETISLPGAFVCRPVIHNDNLYSGVCWSSDIKFEEGNMKTHPTRTSKQSGFVTILDKSGKVVSNPGGTKPTYKNGELQTMLQSQPIFKHCHDVCVDNDENLYVCQWNANKAYPIKLERV, translated from the coding sequence ATGAAACGTAGAACATTTATAAACACCACCGCAAAAGCTGGAGCAGGTATAGTTGCCATTCCACATTTTAATATTTTAAAATCTAAGCCTAAATTATCAGACTCTGTTATTGGTCATGGAGATTTTAAATATAGGATACATAAATCATGGGGTGATTTAGATAGAACAACAACTCCCGTAAAGAATTGTCATGAAATGGTGATGGATTCTAAAGGAAGGCTTATTATGGTTGGTGATGATGTTCATAATAATATTTTGATTTATGATAAATCAGGAAAATTGTTAGACTCATGGGGAATCCGTTACAAAGGAGGTCATGGTCTTTCGTTATGGAATGATGGATCAGAAGATTTTCTATTTATTTGCGATACCAATGGAAGCCTGATAAAAACGACTACTGATGGTAGAGAGTTAATGTTGATTGGTCACCCATCAGAATATGGGGCTTATAAAAAAGAGGATCCTTTTAAACCTACAGAATCTGCTATTGCACCTAATGGTGATATTTATATTGCCGATGGTTATGGATCCAATTACATATTACAATTTACTAAAGATGGTGAGTTTGTCAGAAAAATTGGTGGAGGTAGAGGTGTCGGAGAAAATCAATTCCAAACAGCACATGGTGTTTGTATAGATAATAGAGGAAGTGGAAATCCAACATTGTTAATTACTTCGAGAGCAGCCAATTGTTTTAAGCGTTTTACTTTGGATGGAAATTATATAGAAACAATTTCACTTCCTGGAGCTTTTGTGTGTCGCCCTGTAATTCATAATGACAATTTATACTCAGGAGTATGTTGGTCTTCGGATATAAAATTTGAAGAAGGTAATATGAAAACTCATCCTACTCGTACTAGTAAACAGTCTGGATTTGTTACAATTTTAGATAAGAGTGGAAAGGTAGTTTCTAATCCTGGAGGAACAAAACCTACTTATAAAAATGGAGAACTACAAACCATGTTACAAAGTCAACCAATATTTAAACACTGTCATGATGTTTGTGTAGATAATGATGAAAATTTATATGTGTGTCAGTGGAATGCAAATAAAGCATATCCTATTAAACTAGAGAGGGTTTAA
- a CDS encoding T9SS type A sorting domain-containing protein — protein sequence MSTMFFAQDYPFSLPSGMEATINITSSSKEVYNNLLLGTNTHHFSTTTEKNLINKLEPITIRFPHGLWANWYDWRRDVTRLFGTESFEYKQGTNETIKTKTVDKLANIKIFDTNNIKVGIDGLTSLNATRESNTGKGFDMMWTFNMSADGIDFNNGCPETIARYDDLIARGFEVKAVEMGNECFYPGQRSSIIPNAEDYIARAKAMSAALKAKDSNIKVSIPLLRRDNWANPNWNTDLTEDLTYFDAVTVHTYVGSDPDDATNSDEAYGTALTARKHLGNSIYDYAHQVTPNKPIWLTEWGVKSGGPNAVSALGMVDCYIFMSENQDVFERANWFSVNGQLNSHYVWETYISPSGVERPRIKYPLEKTLFGSAYEIIRLALENTTLVESNIQVPNLVDGVKAVNARVVVKDGKTSVFVVNLSNQDVPFNVNIDGAAYTGSTVHKAMSFNSMDEERAIGIDVDPLSLVSQGSGAITLPKFSINIIELTNALLSTSEITKQEEVSIYPNPNQGTFKIKLKHGKSVKYSIYSANGVELQKGNIESTKEINLNHNQTGIYILKVEGNQGVSTHKIVVK from the coding sequence ATGTCAACAATGTTTTTTGCTCAAGATTATCCATTTAGTCTACCATCAGGCATGGAAGCTACAATTAACATAACGTCTTCTTCAAAAGAAGTTTATAATAATTTATTGTTAGGAACAAATACGCATCATTTTTCAACCACAACAGAAAAGAATTTAATAAACAAATTAGAACCTATAACCATAAGATTTCCGCATGGTTTATGGGCTAATTGGTATGATTGGCGACGTGATGTTACTAGACTATTTGGAACAGAAAGTTTTGAATATAAACAGGGAACTAATGAGACAATTAAAACAAAAACAGTTGATAAGTTAGCAAATATTAAAATATTTGACACCAACAATATAAAAGTAGGAATAGACGGACTGACAAGTTTAAATGCAACTAGAGAATCCAATACAGGTAAAGGGTTTGATATGATGTGGACATTTAATATGAGTGCCGATGGTATTGATTTTAATAACGGATGTCCAGAAACCATTGCACGATACGATGATTTGATTGCTAGAGGCTTTGAAGTAAAAGCTGTTGAAATGGGTAATGAATGTTTTTATCCAGGACAAAGAAGTTCTATTATACCCAATGCCGAAGATTATATTGCTAGAGCAAAAGCTATGTCGGCAGCACTTAAAGCCAAAGATTCAAATATTAAAGTGTCTATTCCATTGTTAAGAAGAGATAATTGGGCTAATCCTAATTGGAATACTGATTTAACAGAAGACTTAACATATTTTGATGCGGTTACCGTACATACCTATGTAGGTTCAGATCCAGACGATGCTACAAATAGCGATGAAGCATACGGAACTGCACTTACTGCTCGTAAACACCTAGGGAATTCTATTTATGATTATGCTCATCAAGTAACTCCTAATAAACCTATTTGGTTAACTGAGTGGGGAGTAAAATCTGGTGGGCCAAATGCGGTCTCTGCTTTAGGTATGGTAGATTGCTATATTTTTATGAGTGAAAACCAAGATGTTTTTGAGCGTGCTAATTGGTTTAGTGTAAATGGACAATTAAACTCACATTATGTTTGGGAAACTTATATTTCTCCAAGTGGTGTTGAGCGACCAAGAATTAAATATCCTTTAGAAAAAACATTGTTTGGTTCGGCTTATGAAATTATTCGCTTGGCACTTGAAAATACTACATTGGTTGAAAGTAATATACAAGTACCTAATTTGGTTGATGGAGTAAAAGCTGTGAATGCCAGAGTAGTTGTTAAAGATGGGAAAACGTCCGTTTTTGTGGTAAACCTTAGCAACCAAGATGTTCCTTTTAATGTAAATATTGATGGGGCTGCATATACAGGTTCTACAGTTCATAAAGCTATGTCATTTAACAGTATGGACGAAGAAAGAGCTATTGGGATAGATGTAGATCCATTAAGTTTAGTTAGTCAAGGAAGTGGAGCTATTACTTTACCAAAATTTTCAATAAACATTATTGAGCTAACTAATGCTTTGTTATCCACTTCAGAAATTACAAAACAAGAGGAGGTAAGTATATATCCTAACCCTAACCAAGGAACATTTAAAATAAAACTGAAACACGGAAAATCTGTAAAATACAGTATTTATTCCGCAAATGGTGTAGAGCTTCAAAAAGGAAATATTGAATCAACCAAGGAGATTAACTTAAACCATAATCAAACGGGGATTTATATATTGAAAGTAGAAGGGAATCAGGGAGTTTCAACACACAAAATAGTGGTTAAATAA